One Xenopus tropicalis strain Nigerian chromosome 8, UCB_Xtro_10.0, whole genome shotgun sequence genomic window carries:
- the crp.1 gene encoding C-reactive protein — MLEFLIITVLFSEVPGYLTQEDMTGQVFLFPEESDNSYVKLQPEKNGPFGGLSICLRYYSLLTREFSLFSLATSSMDNDFLLFYCPQCDQHFEVSVGGRDLSYNLKERNDAEWRSVCASWDSSSGVVELWINGKPYPRKVFQKGHVISKYPSIIIGQEQDGYGSNFNINQSFVGEISDIHVWDTALTYQNIFDVLTYNNLTGNVINWRSLKYKAEGDNSVLRCLKRIYHNPTCNRNTV; from the exons ATGCTGGAATTCCTGATCATAACTGTCCTTTTCAGCGAGGTGCCTGGATATCTCACACAGGAGG ATATGACCGGTCAAGTGTTTCTATTTCCTGAAGAGTCGGACAATTCCTATGTGAAGCTGCAGCCAGAAAAAAATGGCCCATTTGGTGGCCTCTCCATCTGCCTGAGATACTACTCACTGCTTACCCGGGAGTTCTCTTTATTCTCTCTTGCTACTTCTAGTATggacaatgatttccttttgttcTACTGCCCCCAATGTGACCAACATTTTGAAGTTTCAGTGGGTGGCAGAGACTTGAGTTATAATTTAAAAGAAAGGAACGATGCTGAGTGGAGAAGCGTCTGTGCCAGTTGGGACTCTTCCTCTGGGGTCGTGGAGTTATGGATCAATGGCAAACCATATCCAAGAAAGGTGTTCCAAAAGGGTCACGTTATAAGTAAATATCCTAGTATCATAATTGGGCAGGAGCAGGATGGTTATGGGAGTAATTTTAACATCAATCAGTCTTTTGTTGGGGAAATAAGTGATATCCACGTGTGGGATACAGCTCTGACCTATCAGAATATCTTTGATGTTCTTACTTACAATAACCTGACTGGTAATGTGATCAACTGGAGGTCTCTGAAGTATAAAGCTGAAGGGGATAACTCTGTGCTGCGCTGTTTAAAAAGGATATATCATAACCCTACATGTAACCGAAATACTGTGTAA